The genomic interval ATAGAAAGTTAATATTGACGTTCTTTTCAGTGATTGATTATTATGTATTGATGAGGAAATATTTGAAAATAGGCATCAATAGGTGTCTCGAACCCTTCACGTTTTTGCATTACACAGGGGATTGTGAAGACAAATGTGTTAGTCGAGCAAGAGACCAACACGTAATCATCAAGGTAGTCATCATTTGCTTATGGCGTGAATGTAGCCTATTTTCAAATATTTCCTTATTCTGTAGCTGTTCTTTTCCTTTGGCAGGAGTTCTGTTTATACTACTGGCATCTATTTATGGTTTTTACTTATTATAAGATTTTATAATTATGGAATAAATGGAGATTGGTGATTGAGTCATATTGATATATAATATTATCAAAAAAATTGTAATATTCTTATCACCAATAATGTTCCCAATTTTCATTTCACCGAACAAAAAAAATTTCAAATAGCTCTCAGATTAGTTGGAAGTATTAGTGATAGTAATAGCAGCCTATATACTATCAATTAATCCCAGTTAGGTGTTATGGTATTTTCTGTTGGGTTCTCCTTTATGATAAAGGCTGTAGTTCCAAGTACATTCTTTTGAGCCCAGAGTACAAATTCATCTGTTCCTATGGGTATCGTAGACTGGGTTTCAACATAGGATATTCCTCTGTTGTCTAGTTCTCCCTTGACTGCATCAAATCCCATTCCTCCAGTTGCAGGAACAAGCACAACCCTTTCAGCATTGTTTGCTGCTAATGAATCTTCTATTTGGTCAACTGCAGCTGGCACCGCAATTTCCATCAAGTCGGGCCAGTCTTCTCTGGCTGTAACTCCAAATGCATCAGCATATCCCATTTTTTGTTGAACATGTTTAGCAGCATTTGTAAGTTCCTCTGTTTGAGCCATATCATTTAGATCAGATCTTGCTCCATGACCTATCATTACAAATATCTCGTCAGCAGGATTTCCATTATTTTCTGAATTAGATTCTTGGGCTATTTTGACAAATATTTCTCTTAATATCCTGTCATCTGGACTGGCTGGTCTTGAGAAAATTAGAGTAGCATCACTTGTTTCACTAGCCGGTGTTGTTAGCATTCCCATGTACAAACAGTTGTTTGGACCCATTGGAACGCCTGGACAGTATTTATACTCTTCAATTCCACCAAATATTCCTCTTGTAACATTATGAATGACGGTTGATTCTGGTCCAAAGAGGTCAGTATACAGAAAGATTACATATTTTACTCCTTGTTCATCTAGTTTTTGTAAACCTTCATCCCAATTGTATGGCATGTGTGTTATTATTTCAGTTGGATATCCTAGTCTTTCAAGTGCCTCTTTTATGGGTTCTGTCTTTTCTGGATCATGACTTCCAGGCGTACCCATACCATGTGTGTAAACCAATACACCTATCTGGCCGGGGATTCCTCCCAGGAGGTTATCTCCTGGAAAAGGAATAATATCTTTGAACCTTTCAAGGATTTGGGATACATCTAAATCCATAAAGCTTTGTATATCACCAATGTCTTCTTCTCCTATCCTCTGTTGTGCCTCTTCCAAATTCTGGCTTATTCTCTCTTCCGCATCTCCTAAACGTGAGTTCATTGAATTTGAGCCTAAGCTTGAGCTTGAACCTGAACTTTGAGCAAATACTGAAGATTGAAACCCTGCCATAAGAAGGGTCATTATTACAATTGTGCTAATAGTACTAGTAGTAACGTTAGCTTTCACAATTACTATTAATGAATTTTAGATATATAGTTGACATACGTTTCTAAGCTTGGAAAGTGTATTTTTTACAAAAAATAGATAGTAAGATAATTTGGTTAAAGAATATCATTCTGATTAGGATCACTATCAGTTATCGGGAATAAGTTAATGAAAATGATAATGCTGATTGTAATATATACTGTTCATCGGTTGAATTAGATATTTCTTACAGTAATTGTCTAGATTTTAAAACAATCAAGTTTACCACCACGAGTAGATCTTAAAAGTATTTATGAATTCAATAATATTGATACTAATTTGAAGCGTATGAGACTGAAAGTAACTTGATGTTTAAATTAATAGGATATACCTTTCCACTTTTGTGATTAATCAGAATATTTTCATAACTGTGATAGTTTTCCTTATACTTTAAATGAATGTGGAGCTTCCTTACTCATAAAAAAATAGAGAAGAATTATTGTTGACCTGCAGCGTTGTTACCGTCATTTAAGTTAAATGACAATGCAACATTGTTACATGATGCTGTTGTATCTCCCAATGCATCACAGGCTGCTGCTTGAGTTGTATTTGTATTTTGGCCTATACCCTGTTCTGATTCATTTGATTTCTTCTTTTTTCCTTCTGCAAATACTTGGTTATCAATTCCGCTAATTGCTACTATTGATCCAACTAGTGCAGCTGCTACGAAGATTGATAAAATTGACAATTGAATTTTTTTATTCATAAAAAATTACTTTCAAATCAAGATATTTAGATTATTTAATTTAATTACAAAATAATTTTACTAATGATAATTGCCAAAATGTTTTTTTTAAACTTTACTTGCATTCTATTATGGATAGGAAATAGTCATTTGAGATGAGTCCTAGTTCTATAGGCCTAATAAGTTATTCATCCTGTGCCGCGTAGCAGGTCATAAATGCCCAATTTTAGTGTCTAAACCCTACCATAACCTATATACATTAAAAGAATAAAGATCGATTAAATGAATGCCAATTTGACTGTTCTAGTCATTATAACCGCAATTGCAGGTGCAGCAATAAGTGCCATGACAGCAATCGCAACAATAGAAATTTTTGCACAGAACCAAAGTTCTTACATGGATCAACTCATCAATGAATGTATGTACAATAATGTTACTGCATGTAATGCTCTTGAACATTATAATTCTACTGAATTTCCATGATCAGAATTGAGTAATCCGCTTCATTGCTTATTAATTGTTTGTAACTAATGAACAATACTATTTCTTACAAACAATACACATATTAAAAACAGGGATTTTTTCCATATTATTTTAGCCTTTGATAAAACATTTCATTGTTACGTGGGATAAATTTATTATCTTATGTAAAAAAATTCTAATTCAATGTAAAATTATAATTCATATATCGCTATAAATAGACAAGTAATCATAATATTTTAGACAAACTTTGGGAACCAGAAGTGTTTGGAATGGCAGTATATCATTCGGGTTAGTAAACATTCCCATAAAGTTATTTACCGTGTTGGATAGCAACAATGAATACTCATTTAATCAATTAGATGAAAAAGGACACAAGATTCAATACAAAAAATGGTGTCCAATAGAGGAGAGAGAAATTCCGTATGAGGAAATAAGGAAAGGATACAAGATAGCAAAAGATGAGTATGTTATAATAGAAAAAGAAGACTTTGATAAAATTAAAGCAATAACTACCAAAACAATAGACATTAAGGAGTTTATTGATTTAAAGGATTTTGATACTATTCTTATCGAAAAAAGTTATTATGTATCGCCATCTACGGATGGATCCGCAAAAAAAAGGAGGGGCAAACAAAAAGAAAATTTGGTGTCAGCTTCCAATAAAGCCTTTAGACTCTTTGTTGATTCACTAAAAGAAACAAATAAAATTGCTATAGGAAAAGTAGTTCTTAAAGATAGAGAGCATTTAGTTGCCATTCGTCCATATCAAAGAGGTTTGATAATGCATCAGCTAATGTTTCAAGAAGAGATAACACCCATAAATGAAATAGAGGGTATGCCTGGGTCTGAATCTTCCGGATCGCTAGTTCCTATAGACGAGAAAGAATTGGAACTTGGGAAAATGTTGATTGGAAATTTGACTAGTTCACAATTTGATGTGACACAATACTCAGATGAATATGCAAAAGAATTAGAAAAATTGGTAACTGCAAAATCTAAAGGGACTACTTATAAAACTGAAGAGAGAAATGACTCGGTGGATACAAGCGATAACCTTATAGAAGCATTAAAGGCAAGTGTTCAAAGAAGCAAAACCTCTAAAAACTAATATTAATCATTTATTGAAATATCATTATTAAAGGACAAAAAGGTGAGGACCATAGGTTGGCTTGGCTTTCCCTTTAAATAATCTACAGGTTATCGTTTCTGTCTTTTTCTCTTTTTGGCATTCTTTATACTTTGAAATCTGAAATACCATTAAGAATTTCTTCAAGATTTTGTCTGCATGACAAAATGTCCTTCCACGGGTTTATCTTTCTCTTGTATATATCAGGTACCGTAATTATTGTAAAGTCAGTAGGTAAAATATCTGATAATTCTTCCCATTTTAGTGGAACAGATACAGGGGCATTTTCTATTGGTCTTACCGAAAAAATCGATGCAAGTGTTTTGCCGATAGAATTTTGGTTATAATCAAAGAACACTTTTCCTTTTCTACCGATTGTTTTCCACTCTGTAGTAATTTTACCTGGCATACGCTTCTTTAATATTTGTGATATTACCTTTGCAAATTCCCTTGCTTGCTTGAATGAATACAAGTTGATTATTGGCAAGAAAATATGTAGACCTGTTTTTCCAGAAGTTTTTACATATGATTTAAAATTCAATTCATCGAAAATTTCCTTTAAACCGTATCCAATTTCTGCTGTCTCTTTAAAAGCTTCTATACTATATGCTGGTTCCTTTAAACTATCTTTATTATCAACATTTATGTATGGATCCAAATCAAAAACTATAAAATCCGGATAATTTAGGCCACATTCTTTTGTTTCTAGCAAATCGATCTTATTGCATCCACTGTAATCGTTTACTCTGCTATTCCATGGGTGTATTTCGATACATCCTAAATTTATAAGCCATAATAGAGTTTCATTGTTATTGCATACAATATAGTTAATCTCCTCATCATTTGATTCTGAATATACTTGAACCGTTTTTACATATGTAGGTTTTTCAGACTTCCAATCTTTTTGATAAAAAGCTTTTCCATCTATCCCATCTGGGTATCTACTAAGAGATAGAGGTCTATCTTGAAGAATAGGTAGCAGCTGCATATTCATCTTGTCATAATAATCTATCAAGTCTCTTTTCGTAATAGCGGGATGATCTCTTGTTGCTCTCCAGAATTCTTTTTTCAAGTGGGAAAAGGAATATTTATTTTCTGTTATATGACTACCGTTCTCATTTTTGTTTCTATCACTATTAATTTGAGATTTCTTTATATCACCTACGGTACCATTAAATATTCTGTCACTTATTTCAATGACACATTGAGTAGGGGGTTTGTCGTTTCTAATTCTTAAAAAAATAGGTGCTCTCATAATCTTATTGTTGGTCCAATCATTAAATTTCACTTCTATTACTGTTATGGGTTTTACCCATGTAGTCTCCCTGTTAAGATATGGAACGTTTCTAACAGGACAATGCAAAATTTCTATCTCTCTTAATTTTTGATAAATTATGGGAAGATTTTCAAAATTGAACCCACTTCCGGTATGACCTATGAATCTCAATTGATTGTTATCTTGCGAATTTGTGTTGTCAGTAGTTTTATTGTTGCTTTTGTTGTCTATCGCAGCGAGCAAAAGAGATCCGAAATAATTTTTCCGGTTACCTTCACCTCTAGTGTATCCAATTACTATGCAATCTTGAGTCTTGGTATTCTTGATCTTGAGCCAATCTTTTGAACGTATGCCCGAATAATATCTACTGTTCTTATGTTTTGCAATTACTCCTTCAAGGTTCATATTCTTGATGGTTTCAAAAACGTTTATACCAAATTCCTCGACATAGTCAGATAATCTTATCTTCTCGTTCTCTTTTTTTATAAGAGATGATAATATTTTTCTTCTTTCTATAAAAGGCTGTTCTTTTAGGCTATTATTGTCCAAATATAATATATCAAATACATAATATACCGCAGGATAAAGATTAGACAAAATGTCAATACTCTTTAAGGAATCGATGTTCATCCTTTTTTGATGATTTTGAAAATTAGGATATCCCTCCTTATCCAAAACAACTATTTCCCCATCCAAAATGGCAAAGTCTTTGATGATTACTTCGTTTAAAGCAATCTTTAGAGTTTTTTCAATCTCTGGATAACGATGAGTGATAATATCACCACTGCGTGATCTTATAAAACAAGTCTTGTCTTGTATATTTATGAGTGTGATAGCTCTTACTCCATCCCATTTTATTTCAAAAATCCAGTCCTTATTATTAAATGGTTTATTTGCAAGAGACGATAACATTGGTTTTGACGATTCAAAGTAAATCTGTTTTAATGATGAGCTATTATATAGTGGTGGATTTTTAGTTTCTGGATTCGTATTTGGTTTACTCGAAGCAACTCTATTGGTTTTGGTTTCTGTCGGATGTCTTGTAACGATCTCTAGATCTTTAACTTCGTTTTCTGAAGATTTCTCATATTTATATCGGATCATTTCTCTATTTGTTTTTCCAGTTAGCACGGATTCAGGTCTACTTTCTGTAACATCCTCAAAATCATTTTTATCCTTATGGGATATTCCATGTGCAAATTCATCATCTAGTTTTATCAATAACCATTGGTTTTCAGTCCTGGTTCTTATCATGGAAAACTTGCCTCGTAATTTCTGTCCATACAATATAAGGGTAATTTTGTCATTTTTTCTTA from Candidatus Nitrosocosmicus hydrocola carries:
- a CDS encoding Ku protein → MGTRSVWNGSISFGLVNIPIKLFTVLDSNNEYSFNQLDEKGHKIQYKKWCPIEEREIPYEEIRKGYKIAKDEYVIIEKEDFDKIKAITTKTIDIKEFIDLKDFDTILIEKSYYVSPSTDGSAKKRRGKQKENLVSASNKAFRLFVDSLKETNKIAIGKVVLKDREHLVAIRPYQRGLIMHQLMFQEEITPINEIEGMPGSESSGSLVPIDEKELELGKMLIGNLTSSQFDVTQYSDEYAKELEKLVTAKSKGTTYKTEERNDSVDTSDNLIEALKASVQRSKTSKN
- the ligD gene encoding DNA ligase D, whose product is MLDEYKKKRNFKATPEPHGDKNSNKKEIMNHISNNYKSSRTKPRFVFQKHEATRLHYDFRLESIKENVLLSWAVPKGPSLDPSKKRLAIQTEDHPVDYLLFEGVIPKGNYGAGTVIVWDTGEYSIQRNIPSRSTTTKYTEFDEDVAEMVRKNDKITLILYGQKLRGKFSMIRTRTENQWLLIKLDDEFAHGISHKDKNDFEDVTESRPESVLTGKTNREMIRYKYEKSSENEVKDLEIVTRHPTETKTNRVASSKPNTNPETKNPPLYNSSSLKQIYFESSKPMLSSLANKPFNNKDWIFEIKWDGVRAITLINIQDKTCFIRSRSGDIITHRYPEIEKTLKIALNEVIIKDFAILDGEIVVLDKEGYPNFQNHQKRMNIDSLKSIDILSNLYPAVYYVFDILYLDNNSLKEQPFIERRKILSSLIKKENEKIRLSDYVEEFGINVFETIKNMNLEGVIAKHKNSRYYSGIRSKDWLKIKNTKTQDCIVIGYTRGEGNRKNYFGSLLLAAIDNKSNNKTTDNTNSQDNNQLRFIGHTGSGFNFENLPIIYQKLREIEILHCPVRNVPYLNRETTWVKPITVIEVKFNDWTNNKIMRAPIFLRIRNDKPPTQCVIEISDRIFNGTVGDIKKSQINSDRNKNENGSHITENKYSFSHLKKEFWRATRDHPAITKRDLIDYYDKMNMQLLPILQDRPLSLSRYPDGIDGKAFYQKDWKSEKPTYVKTVQVYSESNDEEINYIVCNNNETLLWLINLGCIEIHPWNSRVNDYSGCNKIDLLETKECGLNYPDFIVFDLDPYINVDNKDSLKEPAYSIEAFKETAEIGYGLKEIFDELNFKSYVKTSGKTGLHIFLPIINLYSFKQAREFAKVISQILKKRMPGKITTEWKTIGRKGKVFFDYNQNSIGKTLASIFSVRPIENAPVSVPLKWEELSDILPTDFTIITVPDIYKRKINPWKDILSCRQNLEEILNGISDFKV